The following proteins come from a genomic window of Frankia casuarinae:
- a CDS encoding bacterial proteasome activator family protein, with product MTDQPEPRVVVVGPDGALHETADSGVPDRPVRPLAPDGGQAPQAAEELDGGNPIAALVSQPDKVMRIGTMIKQLLEEVRAAPLDDASRVRLREIHRSSIQELSDGLAPDLRSELDRLSLPFDEERTPSDAELRIAQAQLVGWLEGLFHGLQTALFAQQMAAKAQLEEMRRRALPSGQQPGSETFGRGAYL from the coding sequence ATGACGGATCAACCGGAACCCCGCGTCGTGGTCGTCGGGCCTGACGGCGCGCTGCACGAGACCGCGGACTCGGGGGTACCCGACCGGCCGGTGCGGCCGCTGGCCCCGGACGGTGGCCAGGCGCCGCAGGCCGCGGAGGAGCTGGACGGCGGCAACCCCATCGCCGCGCTGGTCTCCCAGCCCGACAAGGTGATGCGCATCGGTACCATGATCAAACAGCTGCTCGAGGAGGTCCGGGCCGCCCCGCTGGACGACGCGAGCCGAGTCCGGCTGCGCGAGATCCACCGCAGTTCCATCCAGGAGCTCTCCGACGGGCTTGCCCCGGACCTGCGCTCGGAACTCGATCGGCTGTCGCTGCCGTTCGACGAGGAGCGCACGCCGTCGGACGCCGAGCTGCGAATCGCCCAGGCACAACTGGTCGGCTGGCTCGAGGGTCTGTTCCACGGCCTGCAGACCGCGCTGTTCGCCCAACAGATGGCCGCCAAGGCTCAACTCGAGGAGATGCGCCGACGGGCCCTGCCGAGCGGGCAGCAGCCCGGCAGCGAGACGTTCGGCCGCGGGGCCTACCTCTGA
- a CDS encoding roadblock/LC7 domain-containing protein has product MDHLRPSMDWMLKDLAESVPGTRHIIVLTADGLRMAQYNTDVDTADRLAAACAGLQSLSAAVGAEFPQGDKRMRLVVIEVGGGFFYLMAAGARAYLAVLADEGVDAGLMGQQMRNLVARIGEHLTSPPRMEERTAG; this is encoded by the coding sequence ATGGACCACCTGCGGCCCAGCATGGACTGGATGCTCAAGGACCTTGCGGAGAGCGTGCCAGGCACCCGGCATATCATCGTCCTGACCGCGGACGGCCTGCGCATGGCCCAGTACAACACGGATGTGGACACCGCCGACCGCCTCGCGGCCGCGTGCGCCGGACTGCAGAGCCTGTCCGCCGCCGTCGGCGCCGAGTTCCCGCAGGGGGACAAGCGGATGCGGCTCGTGGTGATCGAGGTGGGCGGGGGATTCTTCTACCTCATGGCGGCCGGCGCGCGCGCATACCTCGCGGTGCTGGCCGACGAAGGGGTGGACGCGGGGTTGATGGGACAGCAGATGCGCAACCTGGTCGCACGTATCGGTGAGCATCTCACCAGTCCGCCGCGGATGGAGGAGAGGACGGCCGGGTGA
- a CDS encoding DUF742 domain-containing protein has protein sequence MTPSPINDASCAWEQGGPERLYVLTGGRGASGRRADIDLVTLVVARAAGRPEMQPEHASILRMCYWPLSMAEISAYLKLPFSVVAILVSDLLRDSLVEVRASVRMEGIGDPELLKAVMNGLQRL, from the coding sequence GTGACCCCGTCCCCGATCAACGACGCGTCCTGCGCCTGGGAGCAGGGCGGTCCCGAGCGCCTGTACGTCCTCACCGGCGGGCGCGGCGCCTCGGGCCGCCGGGCCGACATCGACCTGGTCACCCTCGTGGTGGCGCGGGCCGCGGGCCGGCCCGAGATGCAGCCGGAACACGCGTCCATCCTGCGCATGTGTTACTGGCCCCTGTCCATGGCGGAGATCTCGGCCTACCTCAAGCTGCCGTTCAGCGTGGTCGCCATCCTGGTCTCCGACCTGCTCAGGGACTCGCTCGTCGAGGTGCGCGCCTCGGTGCGCATGGAAGGAATCGGCGATCCTGAACTGCTCAAGGCGGTGATGAATGGACTCCAGAGGCTCTGA
- a CDS encoding SigE family RNA polymerase sigma factor, whose product MPVEAVAADDEPEHPHTQAEFHAFFERHHRELSRFAYLLTGDHDVADDITADALTAAWSAWDRVRSADLPLAYVRRIVANLAADRVRKVVRERRGLLFLGQRADQSARIPDLPAVMDLRSALMTLPPGKRACVVLRYAFDLSEIETARTLGISVGTVKSQTAKGVAELERILQNTELPPAGAAEVARPQVSSGRPGTSRGATSRSGSSRMNGSRSGSGRLGRRRGSGQSGKPAGPSPSAFARLGRVKLWPWWQQRVGEA is encoded by the coding sequence GTGCCAGTGGAAGCGGTCGCGGCCGACGACGAGCCCGAACATCCCCATACCCAGGCGGAGTTTCATGCCTTCTTCGAGAGACATCACCGCGAGCTGAGCCGGTTTGCGTATCTCCTGACCGGCGATCACGACGTCGCGGACGACATCACCGCGGACGCCCTGACGGCCGCCTGGTCCGCCTGGGACCGGGTCCGCTCCGCGGACCTTCCACTGGCGTATGTCCGGCGGATCGTCGCCAACCTGGCGGCCGACCGGGTCCGGAAGGTCGTCCGCGAGCGACGCGGGCTGCTCTTCCTTGGTCAGCGAGCCGACCAGTCGGCGCGGATACCCGATCTCCCCGCGGTCATGGATCTGCGCTCCGCGCTGATGACACTGCCGCCAGGCAAACGTGCCTGTGTCGTGCTCCGCTACGCCTTCGACCTGTCGGAGATCGAGACGGCTCGCACGCTGGGTATCTCTGTCGGCACGGTGAAGAGCCAGACCGCCAAGGGAGTCGCCGAACTGGAGCGGATTCTCCAGAACACCGAGCTGCCGCCGGCCGGTGCCGCGGAGGTGGCGAGGCCACAGGTATCGTCCGGTCGGCCGGGCACATCACGCGGCGCCACATCCCGATCGGGCAGTTCCCGGATGAATGGCTCCCGGTCGGGCTCGGGTCGCCTGGGACGGCGGCGGGGCAGTGGTCAGTCCGGCAAACCGGCGGGTCCGAGCCCGTCGGCGTTCGCCCGCCTCGGCCGCGTCAAGCTATGGCCCTGGTGGCAGCAGCGAGTCGGCGAGGCATAG
- a CDS encoding metallopeptidase TldD-related protein — protein sequence MSRPAGPQPASADGGSTVRETAHEIVERALGLSKADGCVVIATESSAVNLRWANNTLTTNGASRDRSITVISVIGRSFGVRTASTIDSPGSGGHPTARPTDLPHPTDADGLAELVRAAEDAARDAEDAEDYTDLLGLDTTDVGAGAGSAGAGSAGDAAEAFTDPAARTSTTVFASFARDLAEAFAAARAGGRRLFGFAEHNLTTTWLGTSTGLRLRYSQPTGSVEWNAKSGVPGGSVWHGQSTRDFTDVDVAGTDAALRDRLAWCERSLELPAGRYETLLPPSAVADLMIYMYWTAAGRDAAEGRTVFSRAGGGTRLGEAIGPAGLRLASDPHDPELATTTFVTAQSSSSMSSVFDNGLALRPTDWISDGTLAALVETRASARATGVPTTPMIDNLILDGGGSASLQEMIASTKRGLLLTSLWYIREVDPEVLLLTGLTRDGVYLVENGEVTGAVNNFRFNESPVDLLGRLAEIGATTRTMAREWADWFTLTRMPAVRIPDFNMSSVSPAN from the coding sequence ATGAGCCGGCCGGCCGGACCGCAACCAGCCTCAGCCGACGGAGGAAGCACGGTGCGCGAGACCGCCCATGAGATCGTCGAACGCGCCCTGGGCCTGTCGAAGGCGGACGGCTGCGTAGTGATCGCCACCGAGTCCAGCGCGGTGAACCTGCGCTGGGCCAACAACACGTTGACGACCAACGGCGCCAGCCGGGATCGGTCGATCACCGTCATCAGCGTCATCGGCCGCTCGTTCGGGGTGCGGACGGCCTCCACCATCGACTCCCCCGGTTCCGGCGGCCACCCCACCGCGCGTCCCACCGACCTGCCGCATCCCACCGATGCCGACGGCCTCGCGGAACTCGTCCGCGCCGCCGAGGACGCGGCCCGGGACGCCGAGGATGCCGAGGACTACACGGACCTGCTCGGGCTGGACACGACGGACGTCGGCGCGGGTGCGGGGTCGGCGGGTGCGGGGTCGGCGGGTGACGCGGCCGAGGCCTTCACCGATCCGGCCGCCCGGACCAGCACCACGGTGTTCGCCTCCTTCGCCCGGGACCTCGCGGAGGCGTTCGCCGCGGCGCGGGCGGGCGGGCGGCGGTTGTTCGGCTTCGCCGAGCACAATCTGACCACCACGTGGCTCGGGACGTCGACGGGGCTGCGGCTGCGGTACAGCCAGCCGACCGGCAGCGTGGAGTGGAACGCCAAGAGCGGCGTTCCCGGCGGCTCGGTCTGGCACGGCCAGTCGACCCGTGACTTCACCGACGTCGACGTCGCGGGTACCGACGCGGCGCTGCGCGACCGGCTGGCCTGGTGCGAACGGTCGCTGGAACTGCCGGCCGGCCGGTACGAGACGCTGCTGCCGCCCTCCGCGGTGGCGGATTTGATGATCTACATGTACTGGACGGCTGCCGGTCGGGACGCGGCCGAGGGCCGGACGGTCTTCAGCCGGGCCGGCGGCGGCACGCGTCTCGGCGAGGCGATCGGACCGGCGGGACTGCGGCTGGCCAGCGATCCGCACGACCCGGAACTCGCGACGACCACCTTCGTGACCGCGCAGTCCTCCTCGTCGATGTCCAGCGTCTTCGACAACGGACTGGCGCTGAGGCCCACCGACTGGATCTCGGATGGCACCCTCGCCGCCCTCGTGGAGACCCGTGCGTCCGCCCGTGCCACCGGGGTCCCGACCACCCCGATGATCGACAATCTGATCCTGGACGGCGGAGGCTCCGCGTCGTTGCAGGAGATGATCGCCTCGACGAAACGCGGGCTCCTGCTCACCAGCCTGTGGTATATCCGCGAAGTCGATCCCGAGGTGCTCCTGCTCACCGGCCTCACCCGGGACGGGGTCTACCTGGTGGAGAACGGTGAGGTCACCGGGGCCGTCAACAACTTCCGCTTCAACGAGTCACCGGTCGACCTGCTCGGCCGCCTGGCCGAGATCGGCGCCACCACCCGCACCATGGCGCGGGAATGGGCGGACTGGTTCACGCTCACCCGCATGCCCGCGGTACGGATCCCCGACTTCAACATGTCCTCGGTCAGCCCGGCGAACTGA
- a CDS encoding cytochrome P450, with product MSTPIPEAGAESGAAIPPPGCPAHAAFAQDAVRTALYGPEAQHDPGAVYEKLRAEHGGIAPVELEGGVPAWLVLGYRENMEVARTPSRFTRDARLWRDWNEGRIAADDPLLPLIGWRPDVVSYDGEEHARLRAAVNECLTRFDRHGTRRHVQRYANQLIDGFVEDGRADLVTQFAVYLPMLVLSRLVGLSEGYGRKLVEAIVGMVSGGEDAYAHNQYIIGTLRSLTEERRRAPAHDLASWFVQHPSGLNDEEVLNHLRLVIVLGYEATANLVSNTLRMVLTDPRFRASLAGGLMTLPDAVEQMLWDDPPLLVCPARFATHDMHFADKEIREGDMLLLGIAAGNADPEIRPDLGAPMHGNRSHLAFSRGPHECSGQEIARAITDTGVDVLLNRLPDLHLTVPEEQLTWTASTWSRHLDALPVKFAPQCRPVPQSAPAAPAFSAPVVEPSAAKDALAAVAEADAQARADTRRGFWASLGGMFRGRR from the coding sequence GTGTCAACACCCATTCCCGAAGCAGGCGCGGAATCAGGCGCTGCGATCCCGCCTCCGGGGTGTCCGGCGCACGCGGCCTTCGCGCAGGATGCCGTACGGACCGCGCTCTACGGCCCGGAAGCGCAGCACGATCCCGGCGCGGTCTACGAGAAGCTCCGCGCGGAACACGGCGGGATCGCCCCGGTGGAACTCGAGGGTGGCGTCCCGGCCTGGCTGGTGCTCGGCTACCGGGAGAACATGGAGGTCGCTCGCACCCCGAGCCGGTTCACCCGGGACGCCCGGCTCTGGCGGGACTGGAACGAGGGCAGGATCGCCGCGGACGACCCGCTGCTCCCGCTCATCGGATGGCGTCCCGACGTCGTGTCCTACGATGGCGAGGAACATGCGCGGCTGCGCGCCGCGGTCAACGAGTGCCTGACCAGGTTCGACCGGCACGGCACCCGGCGGCACGTCCAGCGCTACGCGAACCAGCTGATCGACGGCTTTGTCGAGGACGGCCGCGCGGACCTGGTGACCCAGTTCGCCGTTTACCTTCCGATGCTCGTGCTGAGCCGGCTGGTCGGCCTGAGCGAGGGGTACGGCCGGAAACTGGTCGAGGCCATCGTCGGCATGGTCAGCGGCGGCGAGGATGCATACGCGCACAACCAGTACATCATCGGCACCCTGCGGTCGCTGACCGAGGAGCGGCGCAGGGCCCCTGCGCACGACCTGGCGTCCTGGTTCGTTCAGCACCCCTCGGGGCTGAACGACGAGGAGGTACTCAACCACCTGCGCCTCGTGATCGTGCTGGGCTACGAGGCCACGGCGAACCTGGTCTCGAACACGCTGCGGATGGTGCTGACCGACCCCCGCTTCCGCGCGTCGCTCGCTGGCGGGCTCATGACGCTGCCGGACGCGGTCGAGCAGATGCTGTGGGACGATCCGCCGCTACTGGTCTGCCCGGCGCGGTTCGCCACGCACGACATGCATTTCGCCGACAAGGAGATCCGCGAGGGCGACATGCTGCTGCTCGGCATCGCGGCAGGCAACGCGGATCCGGAGATCCGTCCGGATCTCGGCGCGCCGATGCACGGCAACCGCTCGCACCTGGCGTTCAGCCGGGGCCCGCACGAGTGCTCGGGACAGGAGATCGCCCGCGCCATCACCGACACCGGCGTCGACGTGCTGCTCAACCGGCTACCCGACCTGCACCTCACGGTGCCGGAGGAGCAGCTGACCTGGACCGCCTCGACCTGGTCCCGGCACCTTGACGCGCTCCCGGTCAAGTTCGCCCCGCAGTGCCGCCCCGTCCCGCAGTCTGCGCCAGCCGCCCCGGCGTTCTCCGCCCCGGTGGTCGAGCCGAGCGCCGCGAAGGACGCGCTGGCGGCGGTGGCCGAGGCCGACGCACAGGCCAGAGCGGACACCCGCCGCGGCTTCTGGGCTTCGCTGGGCGGCATGTTCCGCGGTCGACGCTAA
- a CDS encoding NAD(P)H-quinone oxidoreductase, giving the protein MHAVTVKAPGGPEVMTWSTVADPPAPGPGEVTLEVVATAVNRADLLQRQGFYPPPPGASEIIGMECSGRVAVLGAGVDRVEVGAEVCALLSGGGYASRVNVPVGQVLPVPAGVDLITAAALPEVACTVYSTVFGIAGLRDREVFLVHGGASGIGTFALQAVRALRPNALVATTAGTAAKLARVRELGAHIAVSYRDDDFVARIREATDGHGADVILDNMGAAYLARNVAVLAVGGRLVVIGLQGGVKGELNLGALLTKRAAVHAASLRGRPVEEKADIVTGVRGDFWPAIEAGAIRPVIDRVLSITEVARAHQHVADFGHVGKVVLTIPE; this is encoded by the coding sequence ATGCATGCTGTGACGGTGAAAGCGCCCGGTGGGCCCGAGGTCATGACGTGGTCGACGGTGGCGGACCCTCCTGCCCCGGGGCCGGGCGAGGTTACCCTGGAGGTGGTCGCGACGGCGGTGAACCGCGCGGACCTGCTCCAGCGGCAAGGTTTCTACCCGCCGCCGCCCGGTGCCTCTGAGATCATCGGGATGGAGTGCTCCGGGCGGGTGGCGGTTCTCGGCGCCGGCGTGGACCGGGTTGAGGTCGGGGCCGAGGTGTGCGCGCTGCTCAGTGGGGGCGGCTACGCGAGTCGGGTGAACGTGCCGGTCGGCCAGGTGCTGCCGGTCCCGGCCGGGGTCGACCTCATCACGGCGGCCGCTCTGCCCGAGGTCGCCTGCACGGTGTACTCCACGGTGTTCGGCATCGCCGGTCTGCGTGACCGCGAGGTCTTCCTCGTGCACGGCGGGGCGTCCGGCATCGGGACCTTCGCGCTCCAGGCGGTCCGCGCGCTGCGTCCGAACGCGCTGGTCGCGACCACCGCCGGCACCGCGGCCAAACTGGCCAGGGTGCGGGAGCTCGGCGCCCACATCGCGGTCTCCTACCGTGACGACGACTTCGTCGCCAGGATCCGCGAGGCCACCGACGGCCATGGGGCGGACGTCATCCTCGACAACATGGGTGCGGCGTATCTCGCCCGCAACGTCGCCGTGCTGGCCGTGGGAGGCCGTCTGGTCGTCATCGGCCTGCAGGGCGGGGTGAAAGGGGAGCTCAACCTCGGCGCCCTGCTCACCAAGCGGGCGGCGGTCCACGCCGCGTCGCTGCGCGGGCGGCCGGTCGAGGAGAAGGCCGACATCGTGACCGGTGTCCGCGGCGACTTCTGGCCGGCGATCGAGGCGGGGGCGATCCGGCCGGTCATCGATCGGGTGCTGTCGATCACCGAGGTCGCGCGGGCGCACCAGCATGTGGCTGATTTCGGACATGTCGGAAAGGTGGTACTCACGATCCCGGAATGA
- a CDS encoding type II toxin-antitoxin system VapC family toxin → MSFLLDTNVISELRKPAKRRDDRFNGWAASLSPSDTFLSVITLLELRAGIENKRWRDARQAAVLDSWLDQNVLPAYAGRLLDVDQIVAGSAARLHVPDRRPAHDALIAATAQVHSLTLVTRNEADFAAMDVPLVNPWTSQL, encoded by the coding sequence GTGAGCTTCCTACTCGACACCAACGTCATCTCCGAGCTCCGTAAGCCCGCGAAACGCCGCGATGACCGCTTCAACGGCTGGGCCGCGAGCCTGTCACCATCGGATACCTTCCTCTCCGTCATCACCCTGCTAGAGCTGCGGGCTGGCATTGAGAACAAGCGATGGCGCGATGCCCGCCAGGCGGCCGTCCTGGACTCATGGCTCGATCAGAACGTGCTCCCGGCATACGCAGGCCGGCTGCTCGACGTCGATCAGATCGTCGCCGGCTCGGCGGCGCGACTTCACGTGCCCGACCGGCGCCCAGCCCACGATGCGCTCATCGCCGCCACGGCCCAGGTGCACAGCCTCACGCTCGTCACCCGCAACGAGGCCGACTTCGCCGCCATGGACGTCCCACTCGTCAACCCTTGGACCTCCCAGCTGTAA
- a CDS encoding GTP-binding protein, with protein sequence MDSRGSELAVGPAREDALPASAATAVKIVVVGGFGVGKTTLVGSVSEIRPLTTEETMTEVSIGVDDVRGVEQKDATTVAMDFGRITINEQLVLYLFGTPGQQRFWFLWTGLFEGALGAVVLVDTRRLEASFDVIGRLEDGGVPFIVAVNVFPDAPNHPLDEVRAALDLPAAVPIVACDARSRASSRDTLLALMRYLYWLSTQPAAPVAASAATE encoded by the coding sequence ATGGACTCCAGAGGCTCTGAGTTGGCCGTCGGACCGGCGCGCGAGGACGCGCTGCCCGCCTCGGCCGCCACCGCGGTCAAGATTGTCGTGGTCGGCGGGTTCGGCGTCGGCAAGACGACCCTGGTCGGCTCCGTCAGCGAGATCAGACCGCTGACGACCGAGGAGACGATGACCGAGGTCAGCATCGGGGTAGACGACGTCCGCGGGGTCGAGCAGAAGGATGCGACCACCGTGGCCATGGACTTCGGCCGGATCACCATCAACGAGCAACTGGTGCTCTACCTGTTCGGCACGCCCGGACAGCAGCGCTTCTGGTTTCTGTGGACAGGCCTGTTCGAGGGAGCCCTTGGCGCGGTCGTGCTGGTCGACACCCGGCGGCTCGAGGCCAGCTTCGACGTCATCGGGCGGCTCGAGGACGGCGGCGTGCCGTTCATCGTGGCCGTCAACGTCTTCCCGGACGCCCCGAACCACCCGCTGGACGAGGTCCGTGCCGCGTTGGATCTGCCGGCCGCCGTGCCGATCGTCGCGTGCGACGCGCGCAGCCGGGCCTCGAGCCGGGACACCCTGCTGGCCCTCATGCGCTACCTGTACTGGCTGTCCACCCAACCCGCGGCCCCGGTGGCCGCCTCGGCCGCCACGGAGTAA
- a CDS encoding terpene synthase family protein gives MHEAARSWQPNENAAEALAHTVEWLTRFQVCTPRAERYATLSAWVYPLAPLPELELAYDIHAFFRIYDDFTDDLAADISRINVISAELTGILYGRPAKSLMGMIFHDLWARQIVSSPDQWVARVSEHWEWYFNTQATYAAMRDRRMDTTVEEYLELRLGNGAVPLCLVFGEKMNFTYLAPHIHHCTQLRLLRRLASDIIVYCNDVYSSVRDAKRDDPRNLISIIRDQDGCDWQEARARCEQEMRTLDQSIHTTKQRLDTAFDVLHFTDTERAQARMGARIVDDWNWGYQAWAAVNELLMDTDPPREEISRMLTSPQAV, from the coding sequence GTGCACGAAGCTGCGCGCTCCTGGCAGCCGAACGAGAACGCTGCCGAAGCCCTGGCGCACACCGTCGAATGGCTCACCCGCTTCCAGGTCTGCACGCCCCGGGCCGAGAGGTACGCCACGCTTTCGGCCTGGGTGTACCCTCTGGCCCCGCTGCCGGAGCTGGAACTCGCTTACGACATCCACGCCTTCTTCCGGATCTACGACGACTTCACCGACGACCTTGCGGCGGACATCAGCCGCATCAACGTCATCAGCGCGGAGCTCACCGGGATTCTCTACGGGAGACCCGCGAAGTCCCTCATGGGGATGATCTTCCATGACCTGTGGGCGCGGCAGATCGTCAGCTCGCCGGACCAGTGGGTGGCTCGGGTCAGCGAGCACTGGGAATGGTACTTCAACACGCAGGCCACTTACGCGGCGATGCGGGACCGGCGGATGGACACGACGGTCGAAGAGTACTTGGAACTACGCCTGGGAAACGGCGCGGTGCCGCTGTGCCTGGTGTTCGGCGAGAAGATGAATTTCACCTATCTGGCGCCGCACATCCACCACTGTACCCAGCTGCGACTGCTGCGCAGGTTAGCCAGCGACATCATCGTGTACTGCAACGACGTCTACTCCTCGGTCCGCGACGCGAAGCGCGACGACCCGCGCAATCTGATCTCGATCATCCGAGACCAGGACGGCTGCGATTGGCAGGAGGCAAGAGCCCGTTGCGAGCAGGAGATGCGGACGCTCGACCAGTCGATACACACCACAAAGCAGCGCCTTGACACGGCCTTCGACGTGCTGCATTTCACCGACACAGAACGCGCCCAGGCCCGGATGGGTGCGAGGATCGTCGACGACTGGAACTGGGGTTACCAGGCGTGGGCGGCGGTCAACGAACTGTTGATGGACACGGATCCGCCGCGCGAGGAGATCTCTCGCATGCTGACCTCGCCGCAGGCGGTCTGA
- a CDS encoding type II toxin-antitoxin system Phd/YefM family antitoxin produces the protein MVSSREFNRDVSAVKRAAASGPVIITDHGRPSHVLLSFADYQRLTGTAGSLGDAFVLEEEIDFEPLRPRDSLREVDL, from the coding sequence ATGGTCTCATCGCGAGAGTTCAACCGTGACGTGAGCGCGGTCAAGCGGGCCGCCGCCAGCGGTCCGGTGATCATCACGGATCACGGTCGGCCGTCACACGTCCTGCTGTCGTTCGCCGACTACCAGCGGCTCACCGGAACCGCGGGCAGCCTGGGAGACGCGTTCGTTCTGGAGGAGGAGATCGACTTCGAGCCCCTACGGCCGCGGGACTCGCTGCGCGAGGTCGACCTGTGA
- a CDS encoding DUF3817 domain-containing protein yields the protein MTALPDPTRTATTGRASATAIRASLLRYRAIAYIVGVGLIVLVCIGMPVKYIGGSDTIVAAVGPIHGVLYMVYLAASFDLANRCRLSSTRTILIMLAGTIPFLSFFAERRVTFLVRESQLSAAAAPVGPATGPTKSAKPA from the coding sequence ATGACGGCATTGCCCGACCCCACCCGTACGGCCACCACAGGACGTGCCTCCGCGACAGCGATTCGCGCGTCCCTGCTGCGGTACCGGGCCATCGCCTACATCGTCGGCGTAGGGCTAATCGTGCTGGTGTGCATCGGTATGCCGGTGAAGTACATCGGCGGCAGCGACACGATCGTCGCGGCCGTCGGCCCGATCCACGGTGTGCTGTACATGGTGTACCTTGCCGCTTCCTTCGATCTGGCGAACCGTTGCCGGCTGTCCTCGACCCGGACAATCCTGATCATGCTTGCCGGCACCATCCCGTTCCTGTCGTTCTTCGCCGAGCGGCGGGTCACGTTCCTTGTGCGGGAGAGCCAGCTGTCCGCCGCCGCGGCTCCGGTCGGCCCGGCCACCGGGCCCACGAAGTCCGCGAAGCCCGCGTAG
- a CDS encoding ATP-binding protein, protein MKRKRPSPRGSEGDFSVVYSALVAAALTALCTVAAILLVAPHARRAVAVCGLVAAVTVGLACAEIRRRGHEIVHLRRRQAATEQELMHRLEIQEAETSRLAVEVLPAAISRLHRGDSVEEALSGSSQSPALGAAFIKAHDDVVRSVLEAVKAEEDLRDSSQRAFVNVARRVQAIVHQQFQDLREMEERHGGNPDVFDDLLRLDHGTALIGRLADSLAVLGGSRPGRQWQHPVPLFNVLRGAMSRIIGYQRVELHSVVEVAISGPTVEPLIHALAELLDNATRYSPPQTRVHMTAVEVQSGIAVEIEDGGVGLGEEARLRAERVLAEVKSGLDLADLGGNPRLGLSVVGRLAQTHRFQVSLRPSAYGGVRAVLIIPRDLATAVPLSAASPGAAVRPNPNTPMPAIALESEEPQRIKINNNGLPQRRRGVTAPLNGSGSQRSLTAPRGPQSAAPPPPVSSNASAPAAPPPPVSSNASAPAAPPPPPGLWLAAFQNAVSGESTSTQHALTDDASSKESE, encoded by the coding sequence ATGAAGCGCAAGCGACCGTCACCTCGTGGCTCGGAAGGCGACTTCTCCGTCGTCTACAGTGCTCTGGTAGCGGCAGCCCTGACCGCACTCTGTACAGTGGCCGCCATCCTTCTCGTCGCCCCGCACGCCCGGCGCGCTGTTGCCGTGTGCGGCCTCGTCGCGGCGGTCACGGTCGGCCTGGCCTGCGCCGAGATCCGCCGCCGCGGGCACGAGATCGTCCATCTGCGCCGTCGGCAGGCCGCCACCGAGCAGGAACTCATGCACCGCCTGGAGATACAGGAGGCCGAGACCAGCCGCCTCGCCGTCGAGGTGCTGCCCGCCGCGATCAGTCGGCTGCACCGCGGCGACTCGGTCGAGGAGGCGCTGTCCGGCTCGAGCCAGTCGCCCGCCCTCGGCGCCGCGTTCATCAAGGCGCACGACGACGTGGTCCGCTCGGTCCTCGAAGCGGTCAAGGCGGAAGAGGACCTGCGCGACTCCTCGCAGCGCGCGTTCGTCAACGTCGCCCGTCGCGTCCAGGCCATCGTGCACCAGCAGTTCCAGGATCTGCGCGAGATGGAGGAGCGGCACGGCGGGAACCCCGATGTCTTCGACGACCTGCTCCGCCTCGACCACGGCACCGCGCTGATCGGCCGGCTCGCCGACTCGCTCGCCGTGCTCGGCGGATCCCGCCCCGGCCGGCAGTGGCAGCATCCGGTGCCGCTGTTCAACGTGCTGCGCGGCGCGATGTCCCGGATCATCGGCTACCAACGCGTCGAACTGCACTCGGTGGTCGAGGTCGCCATCTCAGGACCCACCGTCGAACCGCTCATCCACGCGCTCGCCGAGCTGCTGGACAACGCCACCCGGTACTCGCCGCCGCAGACCCGCGTGCACATGACCGCGGTCGAGGTGCAGTCCGGGATCGCGGTCGAGATCGAAGACGGCGGCGTCGGCCTCGGCGAGGAGGCCCGGCTGCGCGCCGAGCGGGTGCTCGCCGAGGTCAAGTCGGGCCTCGACCTCGCTGACCTCGGCGGGAACCCGCGCCTCGGCCTGTCCGTGGTCGGTCGGCTCGCGCAGACCCACCGCTTTCAGGTCTCGCTGCGGCCCTCGGCGTACGGCGGCGTGCGCGCCGTGCTGATCATCCCACGTGACCTGGCCACCGCCGTGCCGCTGTCCGCGGCCAGCCCGGGCGCCGCGGTCCGGCCGAACCCGAACACGCCGATGCCCGCCATCGCCCTGGAGTCGGAGGAGCCGCAGCGCATAAAGATCAACAACAACGGCCTGCCGCAGCGCAGGCGCGGCGTCACCGCCCCGCTCAACGGGAGCGGCAGCCAGCGGAGCCTGACCGCGCCGCGCGGGCCGCAGTCCGCCGCCCCGCCCCCGCCTGTGTCGAGTAACGCATCCGCTCCCGCCGCCCCGCCCCCGCCCGTGTCGAGTAACGCATCCGCTCCCGCCGCCCCGCCCCCGCCGCCCGGGCTGTGGCTTGCCGCGTTCCAGAACGCGGTCTCCGGCGAAAGCACGAGCACCCAGCACGCTTTGACTGACGATGCGTCGAGTAAGGAAAGCGAGTAG